GACCAGCTCGTAGAGCACGTCGACCGAGCCGACCTGCTGCGACCACTTGGTCCAGGGCTGGGCGACCGGATGCGTGCCGCCGACGATCGAGAGGTTGCGGTACCACTGGCCACCGGGGTCCTGCCCAGGTCCGTCGCCGTAGGTCGTCGACTCGGACGAGGCGACGACCATCGGAACGCCGGCGAGCAGCGCGCCGTGCACGGCCATCGCGCCCTGCAGCAGGCCCGGGGTGGCGTGGAGCAGCACCGCCTGGGTGCGGCGGGTCACGAGACCGTAGCCGGTGGCCATGCCGCCGGCTACGGTCTCGTGCGTCAGATCGATGTAGCGGGGAGCGGGTTCACCGGCCTCCTGGCGACGAGCGAACGCCTCCCATGCCGGGGCCCATTCGGACCCCGACGAGCAGAAGACGACGTCGACGCCGAGGTCGGTGAGCGCATCGATGAGAAGCTCACCGCCGTCGTACGTCTGCGTCATGGGTGTCAGTTCTCCGCGGCCGCCGCGCCTGCCGCGACCTTCTCCGTCTCGGGGATGTCCCAGTCGAGCACCTTGCAGATGCCCCTCCCCATGATCCACTCGAGTTCCTCGGCAGAGAAGCTGAAGTACTTCGTGAACTGCTCGATCGTGTCGGTCCAGGTCAGGCCGTGGCCGAGCAGGCGTGTGATGTCCGTGCCCCAGTGCGCGCGCTCCGGACCCATCTTGTCGACGACCTCGCGGACGTACTTCTCGATGTTGAGGTTCGGGAACGGCGCCGTCGAGTAGCCGGGGATCGCCGAGACCTTGACCGAGATGTTCGGGTACACGTGCAGGTCGGCGGTCTCCTGCACCCAGTAGCCGATGGCGTCGTCCACGCAGCGGGCCATGATGCCCATGTGGTCGATGATGATCTTCAGGTCGGGGTGCTTCTCCGCGATCTGGCCGAGCTCGCGCTTCCAGATCGGAGCGTGGACCATCGTCGGGATGCCGAGCTTCTCGGCGATCGGCCAATACCAGTCGTTGGTGCCGTCGATCATCCAGTTGCGGTCCTGCGGACGGTGGAACGTCAGGCGAGTGCCGAGGATGTGCGGATTGTCCTTGATCTCGTGCAGCAGCCGCTCGCCCTCTTCGGGGTCGTTCTGCGGGATGCGCGCCATGATGCCGAACCGCCCGTTGTACTGCTCGGCAGCCTCCAGGGCGTAGTCGATGCGGTCGCCCTCCCACGACGGCGGCAGGATCAGGGCGCGGTTGACGCCGGCCTCATCCATCAGGGACACGGCCTCTTCCGCGAGGAAGGCCTCCTCGCGGTGGCCGTTGAGACGGATGCGCTCACGAGCGCCGGGGACCCAGGGGCGGTCCGGCGTCTCTTCCTTCCAGAGGTGGATCTGCGAATCGACGATGAACAAAGCTCTTCCTCACGTTCGTGTTGCTGCAAGCCGGCCCCCGGTCTGCGGCGACCGTCTCCGGCTGAGCCACTCGGCTCCAGTGCAAGCGAAGGTATCCCGCCGACCGGGGCCCGGCCAGGGTCGCGAGCGCACGTTTAGGTTGACGGATCGTGCACGGTTCCGGCCGGCGTCGCGTGATTGGGTGGGAACCGAGCCCCAAGACACGCGAGGGCCAGGGAGACACTATGACCACGCCATTCCGAGGCGACTCCGCCGTCGACAGCCCATTCCGCCGCGAGGGCGGACGCAACCGGTTCACGGCCCGCCGCGCACAGGTCGTCGATGTCGCCCAGGTCGCCCCCGCGATCACGCGGGTGCGGGTCACCGGGCCCGACTTCGCCGACTTCGTCAGCGCCGGTCCCTCGGACCACATCCGCGTCTTCTTCCCGGACCCGGCCACCGGCGAGCTCGTCGCCCCCGAACCGGTCGGTTCCGGCGAGGACGGCATCGTCCGCCCCGACCGTCCCACGCACGCCCGCGACTTCACACCACTGCCGGCTGCGGACTGGGACGGCCCGGGCATCGCGGTGGACATCGACTTCTTCCTGCATCCGTCGCCGGGACCCGCGTCGGCCTGGGCGACGCACGCATCGCCGAGCCAGGAGCTCGTGGTCGTCGGCCCGCGCGGCTCCAAGCGCGCGCCGCAAGGTGTGAGCAGGGTTCTGCTCGTATGCGACGAGACGGCGCTGCCGTCCGCGACGCGGTGGGCCGCCGAGGTGCCCTCCGCCGCGGGGGTCGACGTGATCGCGGTCACCGGCGACGACGGCGGATGGGTTGCGGAGTACCTGTCGTCCACATCGGGACGCCAGGATGTCCGCGTCGCCCACGTCACGGCGGGCGACGCCGCCGGCCTGCTCGCCGCGATCGACGCCGCCGCCATCGACGACAGCACGTACGTGTTCGCAGCGGGCGAGGCATCCGCTCTGGTGCCCGTGCGCCGGCACCTGCGACGGACGCTCGAACTGCCCCCGGAGCAGGTGGCGCTCAGCGGCTACTGGAAGAACGGAGCCACCGCGTTCGACCACCATTCACCGGTCGATCCGTCCGACCCCGACTGAGACCCCGCCAGAAGGAGAAACAGGATGCCTCTCATCCAGATATCGATCGGCGCAGGCCGCACCGACGACCAGGTCCGGACTCTAGTCACCGAGCTGACCGATGCCACCGTGCGTGCGATCGGCGCGCGACCGGAGGCCGTCAGCGTCATCGTGACACAGGTCGAGGGAACCCACTGGGCCAACGGCGGCACGACACTGGCAGACAAGAAGGCCGCACGCGAGGCGGCCGCCGGCTGACTCCCCCGGCACCGCTCGAGGCGATGGCGATTCTTGCCGACCTGGTGCCGAGCCTGCTCGGCGTCGCCGTCCTCGCCGCGGTCGCCACGGCGGTGCTGGCGGTGTTCCGTGTTCCGCACCGCTGGGCGCCGGCCGCGGCCATCGCGCGCGGCGCGGTCCAGTTGGCCGTGATCAGTGTCATCCTCACCGGGATCATCGGCAGCCCGGTCCTGATCGCCGCCGCGCTGCTCGTGATGTTCACCGTCGCCTCGGCCGTCGCGACCGCGCGGGTGGGGTGGAGCGGGCGGCACGTCGCGGCGATGTCCACGTCGATCGCGGCCGGCGTGCTCGTGGCCGCGGTGACAGTCTTCGCCTCGGGCGCGCTCGCGCTCACCTCCCGGTACGCGCTGGCGATCGGCGCGATCATCATCGGCAACGCGATGAGCATCGCGACCCTGACCGGAAGGAACCTCACCACCTCGGTCCACGATCACTGGGACCACGTCGAGGGCTGGCTGGCTCTCGGTGCCCCTCCGCGCAGGTCGACACTGGATCTGGCTCGACGGGCGGTCCGCGACGCGCTCGTCCCGTCGGTCGACCAGACGAAGACGACCGGTCTCGTCGTCCTCCCGGGCGCGTTCGTGGGCGCGATCTTCGGCGGCATCTCGCCTCTCGAAGCGGGCCGCTTTCAGATCGTCGTCCTCGCGTCCATCCTCGCCGCGGGCTCCGTGACGGCGGTCATGGTCGCGCTGTGGTTCGGCGCCGTGACGACGAAACCCGGGCCGCCGAGCTAGCGGCGGCCCACCGTCTCGATGTCTTCGTGGAAGTCGCTGGCGAACCCAACGGGCGCCGACAACGCGATGCCGCTCCTCAGCTCTGGGACAGTGCGCTCACCGCGGGCTCGTCGACGTGCCAGGGAGTCTTGTCGAGCGCCATCGCGGCGACGACGGCCGAGGCCGCGAGGATGACCGCGCCGACCAGCAGCGCCGCGCCGTAGCCGGTGACGAGCGCCTCGCCGCCGACCTCCTGCGTCTGCGCCGTCACACCCGCGGCGACGCCGGCGAGGATCGCCAGGCCGAGCGCCACGCCGATCTGCTGCGCCGAGTTGAGTAGGGCCGACGCGATGCCGGCCTTGTCCGCATTCACGTGCGACACCGCGGCTTGGGTGAGGGTGATCGCTCCCAGGCCGAACCCGAGCCCGAGCAGTATCATCGCCGGGGCGAGGTGCAGCCAGTAGCCGGTTGTCGTCGAGATTGACGAGAACCACAGCACCGACCCGGCGGCGATCAGCGCACCGGCCGCCGCGACGACCCGGGGCGCGAGCTGAGCGAGCAGCTTCGGGGCCGCCCCCGCGCCGACCACCAGGCCGGCCGCGAACGGCAGCCACGACAGGCCTGTGCGCAGCGGGCTGTACTCCAGCACTTGCTGCAGGTACAGCGTGATGACGTAGAAGGCGCCCATCGGGCCGATCGCGAGTCCCAGCATCGTCAGGTAGGCGCCGACCCGATTGCGGTCACGGAACAGGCTCAGCGGGACCAGCGGCGTGTGACTCGCCCGCTGAGTCAGCACGAAGAAGGTCAGCAGCACCCCGGCCCCTGCGACCAGCGCGTAGGCGACCGGGTCGCCGAAGCCGTTCTCACCGAAGCGGGTGATCGCATAGACCAGTGCGAGCATGCCGGCGGTCCCCCACACGGCGTCGAGGAACCCGAGGCGCCCGCCCTGGCGATCGGGCGTGGCCAAGGTGCGGCTGCCCAGAAGCACGATAAGCCCGATCGGGATGTTGATGAAGAAGACCCAACGCCAGCCGAGCGTCCCGGTGAGCACACCGCCGAGCAGCAACCCGACCACGATCCCGAGACCGGACATCGCGCCATACAGCGACAGCGCGGAGTCGCGGGTCCTGCGGTCGGCGAAGGTCGTCGCGATCAGCGCCAGCGCATTCGGAGCGGCCATTGCGGCACCGATTCCCTGCGCCGCCCGCGCGGCCACGAGCACCTCGGTCCCCTGGGCGAGCCCGCCGACGAGCGATGCGAGGACGAATA
This region of Microbacterium thalassium genomic DNA includes:
- a CDS encoding amidohydrolase family protein, with product MFIVDSQIHLWKEETPDRPWVPGARERIRLNGHREEAFLAEEAVSLMDEAGVNRALILPPSWEGDRIDYALEAAEQYNGRFGIMARIPQNDPEEGERLLHEIKDNPHILGTRLTFHRPQDRNWMIDGTNDWYWPIAEKLGIPTMVHAPIWKRELGQIAEKHPDLKIIIDHMGIMARCVDDAIGYWVQETADLHVYPNISVKVSAIPGYSTAPFPNLNIEKYVREVVDKMGPERAHWGTDITRLLGHGLTWTDTIEQFTKYFSFSAEELEWIMGRGICKVLDWDIPETEKVAAGAAAAEN
- a CDS encoding ABC transporter permease — protein: MAILADLVPSLLGVAVLAAVATAVLAVFRVPHRWAPAAAIARGAVQLAVISVILTGIIGSPVLIAAALLVMFTVASAVATARVGWSGRHVAAMSTSIAAGVLVAAVTVFASGALALTSRYALAIGAIIIGNAMSIATLTGRNLTTSVHDHWDHVEGWLALGAPPRRSTLDLARRAVRDALVPSVDQTKTTGLVVLPGAFVGAIFGGISPLEAGRFQIVVLASILAAGSVTAVMVALWFGAVTTKPGPPS
- a CDS encoding MFS transporter, whose protein sequence is MTPESTPRGVLIPLLVIATAQLMLVLDDSIVNIALPSIQTEFAVDPVHLPWVVNAYIVAFGALLLLGGRVGDVWGRRRTLQIGIAVFVLASLVGGLAQGTEVLVAARAAQGIGAAMAAPNALALIATTFADRRTRDSALSLYGAMSGLGIVVGLLLGGVLTGTLGWRWVFFINIPIGLIVLLGSRTLATPDRQGGRLGFLDAVWGTAGMLALVYAITRFGENGFGDPVAYALVAGAGVLLTFFVLTQRASHTPLVPLSLFRDRNRVGAYLTMLGLAIGPMGAFYVITLYLQQVLEYSPLRTGLSWLPFAAGLVVGAGAAPKLLAQLAPRVVAAAGALIAAGSVLWFSSISTTTGYWLHLAPAMILLGLGFGLGAITLTQAAVSHVNADKAGIASALLNSAQQIGVALGLAILAGVAAGVTAQTQEVGGEALVTGYGAALLVGAVILAASAVVAAMALDKTPWHVDEPAVSALSQS
- a CDS encoding siderophore-interacting protein encodes the protein MTTPFRGDSAVDSPFRREGGRNRFTARRAQVVDVAQVAPAITRVRVTGPDFADFVSAGPSDHIRVFFPDPATGELVAPEPVGSGEDGIVRPDRPTHARDFTPLPAADWDGPGIAVDIDFFLHPSPGPASAWATHASPSQELVVVGPRGSKRAPQGVSRVLLVCDETALPSATRWAAEVPSAAGVDVIAVTGDDGGWVAEYLSSTSGRQDVRVAHVTAGDAAGLLAAIDAAAIDDSTYVFAAGEASALVPVRRHLRRTLELPPEQVALSGYWKNGATAFDHHSPVDPSDPD